In the Piscinibacter sp. XHJ-5 genome, one interval contains:
- a CDS encoding aldehyde dehydrogenase family protein, protein MNSLKVYNPANDALIAEVPADDAAAVAAKAERARAAQPAWHATPIAQRKACIARFRDALAAQVESLAATLTAEVGKPIRQSRNEINGLQVRLDFFLAQAERSIASETVLAEADITERISHEPLGVIANISAWNYPYFVGSNVFVPALLTGNTVLYKPSEHATLTGLQIARLLHEAGVPADAFIALVGGGEVGAALVEQRIDGLFFTGSHATGARIAAALGQRLVKLQLELGGKDPSYVCDDADVQAAAESLADGAMYNSGQSCCSVERIYVHERVHDAFVEAFLDVVRGLKVGDPTDESTYIGPITRAPQLAVLEAQVADALAKGATLRVGGHRIDRPGHWFEPTVFTETDHTMELMREESFGPIIGICKVSGDEEAVALMNDTRYGLTAGVYSPDEHRAKRLLAQVTAGSVYWNCCDRVSPRLPWSGCGDSGIGLTLSTYGIQTFTRPKAWHLRTV, encoded by the coding sequence ATGAACAGCCTGAAGGTTTACAACCCTGCCAACGATGCACTGATCGCCGAAGTGCCGGCCGATGACGCCGCCGCCGTGGCCGCCAAGGCCGAGCGCGCCCGCGCCGCGCAGCCGGCCTGGCACGCCACGCCGATCGCGCAGCGCAAGGCCTGCATCGCACGCTTTCGCGATGCGCTGGCGGCGCAGGTCGAATCCCTGGCGGCGACGCTGACGGCCGAGGTCGGTAAGCCGATCCGCCAGTCGCGCAACGAGATCAACGGACTGCAGGTGCGGCTCGACTTCTTTCTCGCGCAGGCCGAGCGCAGCATCGCGTCCGAGACGGTGCTGGCCGAAGCCGACATCACCGAGCGCATCAGCCACGAGCCGCTCGGCGTCATCGCGAACATCTCGGCCTGGAACTACCCGTACTTCGTCGGCAGCAACGTCTTCGTGCCGGCGCTGCTCACCGGCAACACCGTGCTCTACAAGCCGTCGGAGCACGCCACGCTCACGGGGCTGCAGATCGCGCGGCTGCTGCACGAAGCGGGTGTGCCGGCCGATGCGTTCATCGCGCTGGTGGGCGGCGGCGAGGTCGGTGCGGCGCTGGTCGAGCAGCGCATCGACGGCCTGTTCTTCACCGGCTCGCATGCCACCGGGGCGCGCATCGCCGCAGCGCTCGGCCAGCGCCTGGTCAAGCTGCAGCTCGAGCTCGGCGGCAAGGATCCGAGCTACGTCTGCGACGATGCCGACGTGCAGGCGGCCGCCGAATCGCTGGCCGACGGGGCCATGTACAACAGCGGGCAGAGCTGCTGCTCGGTCGAGCGCATCTACGTGCACGAGCGGGTCCACGATGCCTTCGTCGAGGCCTTCCTCGACGTGGTGCGCGGGCTCAAGGTCGGCGACCCGACCGACGAATCGACCTACATCGGCCCGATCACCCGTGCGCCGCAGCTGGCGGTGCTCGAAGCGCAGGTCGCCGATGCGCTGGCCAAGGGCGCCACGCTGCGGGTCGGCGGACACCGCATCGACCGGCCGGGCCACTGGTTCGAGCCGACGGTGTTCACCGAGACCGACCACACCATGGAGCTCATGCGCGAGGAAAGCTTCGGGCCGATCATCGGCATCTGCAAGGTCAGCGGCGACGAGGAGGCGGTGGCGCTCATGAACGACACGCGCTACGGCCTCACGGCGGGCGTGTATTCGCCCGACGAGCACCGGGCCAAGCGCCTGCTTGCGCAGGTGACGGCCGGCTCGGTGTACTGGAACTGCTGCGACCGCGTCAGTCCGCGCCTGCCCTGGTCGGGCTGCGGCGATTCGGGCATCGGCCTCACGCTGTCGACCTACGGCATCCAGACCTTCACGCGGCCCAAGGCCTGGCATCTGCGCACGGTGTGA
- a CDS encoding type 1 glutamine amidotransferase encodes MDERLKIGISACFFHADPARPIFTGKTLQYIEQSVAHWVMSSGALAVMIPDPEGDTRRGDATLAHYARWLDGLVLEGGSDVWPGSYGETPLQERWSGDRVRDDYEKALAAAFIAECKPVFGVCRGLQLLNVAFGGTLYQDIATQRPDAASHREASLYDRHFHEIEFVPGSRLAQMYAGVARARVNSVHHQAIKDLASGFVVEARSVGDGLIEAVRRPGDSYVAAVQWHPEFHRADWGTLDDAAILDDFLGAVQASKER; translated from the coding sequence ATGGACGAGCGCCTCAAGATCGGCATCAGCGCCTGCTTCTTCCACGCTGATCCGGCGCGCCCCATCTTCACCGGCAAGACGCTGCAGTACATCGAGCAGTCCGTGGCCCACTGGGTCATGTCGAGCGGCGCACTCGCCGTGATGATTCCCGACCCCGAAGGCGACACGCGCCGCGGCGACGCCACCCTCGCGCATTACGCGCGCTGGCTCGACGGTCTGGTGCTCGAAGGCGGCTCCGACGTCTGGCCGGGCAGCTATGGCGAGACGCCGCTGCAGGAGCGCTGGAGCGGCGACCGCGTGCGCGACGATTACGAGAAGGCTCTGGCGGCCGCGTTCATCGCCGAGTGCAAGCCGGTGTTCGGCGTGTGCCGCGGCCTGCAGCTGCTGAACGTGGCCTTCGGCGGCACGCTGTACCAGGACATCGCGACGCAGCGCCCCGATGCGGCGTCGCACCGCGAGGCCAGCCTGTACGACCGCCATTTCCACGAGATCGAGTTCGTGCCGGGGTCGCGGCTGGCGCAGATGTACGCCGGCGTCGCGCGAGCCCGGGTCAACAGCGTGCACCACCAGGCCATCAAGGATCTGGCCAGCGGCTTCGTCGTCGAGGCTCGCTCCGTCGGCGACGGCCTGATCGAAGCGGTGCGGCGACCCGGCGACAGCTACGTGGCCGCCGTGCAATGGCATCCCGAGTTCCACCGCGCCGACTGGGGCACGCTGGACGACGCCGCGATCCTCGACGACTTCCTGGGCGCCGTGCAGGCGTCGAAAGAACGATGA
- a CDS encoding iron-containing alcohol dehydrogenase produces the protein MTLHRFAFPTAIHFGAGARKGVADHLRQAGCRRPLIVTDRALAALPVLAEFRSHLDGLEVAVFDGVFGNPTASQVMAGAQAFKQHRADSLIGFGGGAALDVAKVVGVMAVHEGHVLEYVWDHPQVRPIVHPLPHFVALPTTAGTGSEVGRSSVVSEDDTHVKRIVFSPQLLARAVFADPELTLGLPPAVTAATGMDALTHNVESYLSPAYHPLCDGIALEGTRIAARSLRTAVAEPGDLAARGDMLMASMMGAIAFQKDLGAVHACAHALGAVCDLHHGLANALMIDTVLAWNFEAVPHKFDELAHVCGLAGGGQAFVPWLRQLKADIGISGGLAQRGVRREQLPRLVELALADICHQTNPRPCTAADFERFFEAAL, from the coding sequence ATGACCCTCCACCGCTTCGCCTTCCCGACGGCCATCCACTTCGGCGCCGGCGCGCGCAAGGGGGTCGCCGATCACCTGCGCCAGGCCGGTTGCCGCCGTCCGCTCATCGTCACCGACCGGGCGCTGGCCGCGCTGCCGGTGCTGGCCGAATTCCGCAGCCACCTCGACGGCCTGGAGGTCGCGGTGTTCGACGGCGTCTTCGGCAATCCGACGGCCAGCCAGGTGATGGCCGGCGCGCAGGCCTTCAAGCAGCACCGCGCCGACAGCCTCATCGGCTTCGGCGGGGGCGCGGCGCTGGACGTCGCCAAGGTGGTCGGGGTAATGGCGGTGCACGAAGGCCACGTCCTGGAGTACGTGTGGGACCACCCGCAGGTGCGGCCCATCGTCCATCCGTTGCCGCACTTCGTCGCGCTGCCGACCACCGCGGGCACCGGCTCCGAGGTCGGCCGATCGAGCGTCGTCTCGGAAGACGACACGCACGTGAAGCGCATCGTGTTCTCGCCGCAGCTGCTCGCGCGGGCGGTGTTCGCAGATCCGGAGCTCACGCTGGGCCTGCCGCCGGCGGTGACGGCCGCGACCGGCATGGACGCGCTGACCCACAACGTCGAGAGCTACCTGTCGCCGGCCTACCACCCGCTGTGCGACGGCATCGCTCTGGAAGGCACGCGCATCGCCGCGCGCTCGCTGCGCACGGCGGTGGCCGAGCCGGGCGACCTCGCGGCCCGCGGCGACATGCTGATGGCCTCGATGATGGGCGCGATCGCCTTCCAGAAGGACCTGGGTGCGGTGCACGCCTGCGCGCATGCGCTGGGTGCCGTGTGCGACCTGCACCACGGCCTGGCCAACGCGCTGATGATCGATACCGTGCTCGCGTGGAACTTCGAGGCCGTGCCGCACAAGTTCGACGAGCTGGCGCACGTGTGCGGCCTGGCAGGGGGCGGCCAGGCGTTCGTGCCGTGGCTGCGGCAGCTGAAGGCCGACATCGGCATCAGCGGCGGCCTGGCGCAGCGAGGCGTGCGGCGCGAGCAGCTGCCGCGGCTGGTCGAGCTGGCCCTGGCCGACATCTGTCACCAGACCAATCCGCGGCCCTGCACGGCAGCCGACTTCGAGCGCTTCTTCGAAGCCGCCCTGTGA
- a CDS encoding ABC transporter substrate-binding protein has translation MRRLLHFARLLAAALLCAAAHAAPLRVASGFDPQTMDPHGLALLYHTRVMTQVYESLVWRDQQYRLEPGLAVSWQPVDTKTWRFKLRPGVKFHDGSAFTADDAVFSIQRALAPPSKRSFQLKGVVGAKKVDDLTIDVSLSTPDAVLPEKFFLIAMVSKTWCLRHGVERAQDFDGKQETYAVRNANGTGPFRLERYEPDVKVVLKSHPGWWGRADKRSGNVDEAVYVSVKSDATRLAALASGEVDLVLDPPFQDVERLMANKQLTLLQIPDLGQQYLTFDQSRDELVHGDVKDRNPFKDKRVRQAVYQAINVDLIVSKVLRGQATPTGALLSTKVDGAPTDHDKRLPYDPQAAKALLAAAGYPGGFAVTLDCVNIAYRENVCQAATAMLAQVGIRTTLRSAPTNQFFPKLSQATASFIEFGWTPAIDAWASLNALFHTWDKDGGGTFNAGRYSNAAIDKLIDDIRVEPDLTRRRAMVATSLRLLRDELVYIPLYRRTLTWAMNKRVRAVQWPSDTLELRWVQVQQP, from the coding sequence ATGCGACGCCTCCTGCACTTTGCTCGACTGCTGGCCGCCGCGCTGCTGTGCGCCGCGGCCCATGCCGCCCCCCTGCGCGTGGCCAGCGGCTTCGACCCGCAGACGATGGACCCGCACGGCCTGGCGCTGCTGTACCACACGCGGGTGATGACGCAGGTCTACGAATCGCTGGTGTGGCGCGACCAGCAGTACCGCCTGGAGCCGGGTCTGGCGGTGTCGTGGCAGCCCGTGGACACCAAGACCTGGCGCTTCAAGCTGCGCCCCGGCGTGAAGTTCCACGACGGCTCGGCGTTCACCGCCGACGACGCGGTGTTCTCGATCCAGCGTGCGCTGGCGCCGCCGTCCAAGCGTTCGTTCCAGCTCAAGGGCGTCGTCGGCGCGAAGAAGGTCGACGACCTGACCATCGACGTGTCGCTGTCCACGCCCGACGCGGTGCTGCCGGAAAAGTTCTTCCTCATCGCGATGGTGAGCAAGACCTGGTGCCTGCGTCATGGCGTCGAGCGGGCGCAGGACTTCGACGGCAAGCAGGAGACCTACGCGGTGCGCAACGCCAACGGCACCGGTCCGTTCCGGCTCGAGCGCTACGAGCCGGACGTGAAGGTCGTGCTGAAGAGCCATCCGGGCTGGTGGGGACGCGCCGACAAGCGCTCGGGCAATGTCGACGAGGCGGTCTATGTGTCGGTCAAGTCGGATGCGACCCGCCTGGCTGCGCTCGCCTCCGGCGAGGTCGACCTGGTGCTGGATCCGCCCTTCCAGGACGTCGAGCGGCTGATGGCGAACAAGCAGCTCACGCTGCTGCAGATCCCCGATCTGGGCCAGCAGTACCTCACGTTCGACCAGTCGCGCGACGAGCTCGTGCACGGTGACGTGAAGGACCGCAACCCGTTCAAGGACAAGCGCGTGCGCCAGGCGGTCTACCAGGCGATCAACGTGGACCTGATCGTGAGCAAGGTGCTGCGAGGCCAGGCCACGCCCACCGGCGCGCTGCTGTCGACCAAGGTGGACGGCGCGCCCACCGACCACGACAAGCGCCTGCCGTACGACCCGCAGGCCGCGAAGGCCCTGCTGGCGGCTGCCGGCTATCCCGGCGGCTTCGCCGTCACGCTGGATTGCGTGAACATCGCCTACCGCGAGAACGTGTGCCAGGCCGCCACCGCGATGCTGGCGCAGGTGGGCATACGCACCACCTTGCGCTCGGCGCCCACCAACCAGTTCTTTCCCAAGCTGAGCCAGGCCACGGCCAGCTTCATCGAATTCGGCTGGACACCCGCCATCGATGCCTGGGCGTCGCTGAACGCGCTGTTCCATACCTGGGACAAGGACGGCGGAGGCACCTTCAACGCCGGGCGCTACTCGAATGCGGCGATCGACAAGCTCATCGACGACATCCGCGTCGAGCCCGACCTGACACGCCGCCGCGCGATGGTCGCCACCAGCTTGCGGCTGCTGCGCGACGAGCTGGTCTACATCCCCCTCTACCGCCGCACGCTGACCTGGGCGATGAACAAGAGGGTGCGTGCGGTCCAGTGGCCCAGCGACACCCTGGAGCTGCGCTGGGTGCAGGTGCAGCAGCCATGA
- a CDS encoding glutamine synthetase family protein, whose protein sequence is MTGKAKQHPALEAVRQSGTGKVKVAVSDIDGVLRGKYLHLDKFFGAAESSFGFCDVVFGWDSSDTCYDNTTLTGWHRGFPDALARIDLDTHRRVPWDNGVPFFLGDFVQADGSPLPICPRQTLKRVLKRAEKLGVQPMCGVEFEWFNFAETPQSWAAKKGVDPQTITPGMFGYSLLRMNHRREYFNALMDEMLAFGVPIEGLHTETGPGVYEVAILFSEALEAADRAVLFKTGAKEIGSRFGVMPSFMAKWSEKYPGCSGHIHQSLSDGKANLFHGAGSPRSMSPLFESYLAGQVAHMMEFGPMIWPTINSYKRLVDGFWAPVKPTWGLDNRTASFRVIAGSPKATRLETRCPGADINPYLAVAAVLAAGLNGVEKGLKLTAPPITGTNEGAENIARAPRTLIETTRIFQRSEVARDWLGDDFVDHFAATREWEWRQWLDGVTDWELKRYFEII, encoded by the coding sequence ATGACAGGCAAGGCGAAGCAGCACCCGGCACTCGAGGCGGTGCGCCAGAGCGGCACCGGCAAGGTCAAGGTGGCGGTCAGCGACATCGACGGCGTGCTGCGCGGCAAGTACCTGCACCTGGACAAGTTCTTCGGCGCCGCCGAGTCCAGCTTCGGCTTCTGCGACGTGGTGTTCGGCTGGGACAGCAGCGACACCTGCTACGACAACACCACGCTGACCGGCTGGCACCGCGGCTTTCCCGACGCGCTCGCGCGCATCGACCTCGACACGCACCGGCGCGTGCCGTGGGACAACGGCGTGCCGTTCTTCCTGGGTGACTTCGTCCAGGCCGACGGCAGTCCGCTGCCCATCTGTCCGCGCCAGACCCTCAAGCGCGTGCTCAAGCGGGCCGAGAAGCTCGGTGTGCAGCCGATGTGCGGCGTGGAATTCGAGTGGTTCAACTTCGCCGAGACGCCTCAGAGCTGGGCCGCCAAGAAGGGCGTCGATCCGCAGACCATCACGCCGGGCATGTTCGGCTACTCGCTGCTGCGCATGAACCACCGGCGGGAGTACTTCAATGCGCTGATGGACGAGATGCTCGCCTTCGGCGTGCCCATCGAGGGCCTGCACACCGAGACAGGGCCGGGCGTCTACGAAGTCGCCATCCTGTTCTCCGAGGCGCTGGAGGCGGCCGATCGCGCTGTCCTGTTCAAGACCGGCGCCAAGGAGATCGGCTCGCGCTTCGGCGTGATGCCCAGCTTCATGGCCAAGTGGAGCGAGAAATACCCGGGCTGCAGCGGGCACATCCACCAGAGCCTGTCGGACGGCAAGGCCAACCTTTTCCACGGCGCCGGCTCGCCGCGTTCGATGAGCCCCCTGTTCGAAAGCTACCTGGCAGGCCAGGTGGCCCACATGATGGAGTTCGGTCCGATGATCTGGCCGACGATCAACAGCTACAAGCGCCTGGTCGATGGCTTCTGGGCGCCGGTCAAGCCGACCTGGGGCCTGGACAACCGCACGGCGAGCTTTCGCGTGATCGCCGGCAGCCCCAAGGCGACGCGGCTGGAGACGCGCTGCCCGGGCGCGGACATCAACCCCTACCTCGCCGTCGCCGCAGTGCTGGCCGCCGGACTGAACGGCGTCGAGAAAGGGCTCAAGCTCACGGCGCCGCCGATCACCGGCACCAACGAAGGCGCCGAGAACATTGCGCGCGCGCCGCGCACGCTGATCGAGACGACGCGCATCTTTCAGCGCTCGGAGGTCGCGCGCGACTGGCTGGGCGACGACTTCGTCGACCACTTCGCGGCCACCCGCGAATGGGAATGGCGCCAGTGGCTGGATGGGGTGACGGACTGGGAATTGAAGCGCTACTTCGAGATCATCTGA
- a CDS encoding Na/Pi cotransporter family protein: MLHLLNLLAAISLLVWGTHIVRTGVLKVFGEDLRRVLAHSFSNRFKAMLAGIGVTGLVQSATATCLIMASFVGKGLVTTGAALAVMLGADVGSSMMAVALSQDLSWLSPLLIFVGVVMFVARQDTGAGRIGRVLIGLGLITLALQLIVGATRPMTESPAVRALLVALPNEVMLDMVVGAVLTVMAYSSLAIVLLTATLAASGMVPAGVAIGLVLGANIGSALLALIATGRASPQVRRLPLGNLLFKVVGALIAVPLLPIAHVQLQEYIDQVHQQVVVFHLTFNVLLALTFIGLTGAAARITEKLLPAPAAGVGTERPRHLDPSALATPSLAITCAAREALHQADVVETMLRGILPVIRNNDLALAEQLRRLDDTVDELYSAIKFYLTQISREALSERESRRWTDIVSFTINMEQIGDIIERVLQDVEDKKIRKNRSFSDAGMAEIVHLHERLLANLRLGMSVFLDGHVRDAQKLLEEKARFRDLEHEYAGSHIARLRDNTALSIETSSLHLDLISDLKRINSHICSIAYPILESAGALSKTRIRESRLQALPPDRT, translated from the coding sequence ATGCTGCACCTGCTGAACCTGCTCGCCGCCATCTCGCTGCTCGTATGGGGCACGCACATCGTGCGCACCGGCGTGCTCAAGGTATTCGGGGAGGACCTGCGGCGGGTGCTCGCGCACAGCTTCAGCAACCGCTTCAAGGCCATGCTGGCGGGCATCGGCGTGACCGGGCTGGTGCAGTCGGCCACGGCCACCTGCCTGATCATGGCGTCCTTCGTCGGCAAGGGGCTGGTCACGACCGGTGCGGCCCTGGCGGTGATGCTGGGTGCCGACGTCGGCAGCAGCATGATGGCCGTTGCGCTGTCGCAGGACCTGTCGTGGCTGTCGCCGCTTCTCATCTTCGTCGGCGTGGTCATGTTCGTCGCGCGGCAGGACACCGGCGCCGGACGCATCGGCCGGGTGCTGATCGGCCTGGGCCTCATCACGCTGGCGCTGCAGCTCATCGTCGGCGCGACTCGCCCGATGACCGAATCGCCGGCCGTGCGCGCGCTGCTGGTGGCCTTGCCGAACGAGGTGATGCTCGACATGGTGGTCGGCGCGGTGCTGACGGTGATGGCCTATTCGAGCCTCGCCATCGTGCTGCTTACCGCCACGCTGGCCGCCTCGGGCATGGTGCCCGCGGGCGTGGCGATCGGCCTGGTGCTGGGCGCCAACATCGGCAGCGCGTTGCTGGCGCTCATTGCCACCGGCCGCGCGTCACCGCAGGTGCGCCGCCTTCCCCTCGGCAACCTGCTGTTCAAGGTGGTGGGTGCGCTGATCGCCGTTCCGTTGCTACCGATCGCGCACGTGCAGCTGCAGGAGTACATCGACCAGGTGCACCAGCAGGTGGTCGTCTTCCACCTCACGTTCAACGTCCTGCTGGCGCTGACCTTCATCGGCCTCACCGGCGCAGCCGCGCGCATCACGGAAAAGCTGCTGCCGGCGCCTGCCGCCGGCGTGGGAACCGAGCGGCCGCGGCACCTGGATCCCTCCGCGCTGGCCACGCCGTCGCTGGCCATCACCTGCGCGGCGCGCGAAGCGCTGCATCAGGCCGACGTCGTCGAGACGATGCTGCGCGGCATCCTGCCGGTGATCCGCAACAACGATCTCGCGCTCGCCGAGCAGCTGCGCCGCCTCGACGACACCGTCGACGAGCTGTATTCGGCGATCAAGTTCTACCTGACGCAGATCTCCCGCGAGGCCTTGTCCGAGCGCGAGAGCCGCCGCTGGACCGACATCGTGTCGTTCACGATCAACATGGAGCAGATCGGCGACATCATCGAACGCGTGCTGCAGGACGTCGAGGACAAGAAGATCCGCAAGAACCGCAGCTTCTCGGACGCCGGCATGGCCGAAATCGTCCACCTGCACGAGCGCCTGCTGGCCAACCTGCGCCTGGGCATGAGCGTGTTCCTCGACGGCCACGTGCGCGACGCACAGAAGCTGCTCGAGGAGAAGGCGCGCTTTCGCGACCTGGAGCACGAATATGCCGGCAGCCACATCGCGCGGCTGCGCGACAACACTGCGCTGAGCATCGAGACCAGCTCATTGCACCTCGACCTCATCAGCGACCTCAAGCGCATCAACTCGCACATCTGCTCCATCGCCTACCCCATCCTCGAGTCGGCCGGTGCGCTGTCCAAGACGCGCATCCGCGAGTCGCGGCTCCAGGCCCTGCCACCCGACCGGACGTGA
- a CDS encoding DMT family transporter → MTLTWPIVAAVLFGALLHAAWNALIKAGSDKQLDTALMHVLGCVITLPLVAVIGLPDPAAWPWIAASAMLHVGYYTALAGAYRHGDLGLTYPIMRGLAPLLVALASSTLLGEALPLATWLGVAGISAGVLMVGLSRGAAAGTGSHGHAVRWALLNAAIIAAYTVVDGNGVRAGGSALQYVATLVLVNGLPYFTLVMWRRGAGRSAAWAYMARRWKLALLGMLASAGSYAIALWAMTQAPVAAVAALRETSVLFAALIGSRWLKESFGLRRAAGTALIVGGVVTLRLL, encoded by the coding sequence GTGACGCTCACCTGGCCCATCGTCGCGGCGGTGCTCTTCGGCGCGTTGCTGCACGCGGCGTGGAATGCGCTGATCAAGGCCGGCAGCGACAAGCAGCTCGACACGGCTCTGATGCACGTGCTGGGCTGCGTCATCACGCTGCCGCTCGTGGCCGTGATCGGTCTTCCCGACCCGGCCGCGTGGCCGTGGATCGCCGCGTCCGCCATGCTGCACGTCGGCTACTACACCGCCCTTGCCGGCGCCTACCGGCACGGCGACCTGGGCCTGACCTACCCGATCATGCGCGGACTCGCGCCGCTGCTGGTCGCCTTGGCGAGCAGTACGCTGCTCGGCGAAGCGCTGCCGTTGGCCACCTGGCTCGGCGTGGCCGGCATCAGCGCCGGCGTGCTGATGGTGGGCCTGTCGCGCGGTGCCGCCGCCGGCACCGGCTCGCACGGCCACGCGGTGCGCTGGGCGCTTCTCAATGCGGCCATCATCGCCGCCTACACCGTGGTCGACGGCAACGGCGTGCGCGCGGGCGGCAGCGCGCTGCAGTACGTGGCGACGCTGGTGCTCGTCAACGGCCTGCCCTATTTCACGCTGGTGATGTGGCGGCGCGGCGCCGGGCGCTCCGCCGCGTGGGCCTACATGGCGCGGCGCTGGAAGCTCGCGCTGCTCGGCATGCTGGCCTCTGCAGGCTCGTATGCGATTGCGCTGTGGGCGATGACGCAGGCACCGGTGGCCGCCGTCGCCGCGCTGCGCGAGACCTCGGTGTTGTTCGCGGCGCTGATCGGGTCGCGGTGGCTGAAGGAAAGCTTCGGCCTGCGCAGGGCGGCCGGGACCGCGCTGATCGTGGGTGGCGTCGTCACCTTGCGCCTGCTGTAG
- a CDS encoding NUDIX domain-containing protein: MSGHKFPPEPGSDGFERIRRAAQQPPRAAREPLVVAGVACGSLEPALGERLLAAGLPLRRHADGWTVLGPVDAAFEAIARWLHAQRLGGRWRDEALAVVAADGAPVGRIERAAVRPLGIATRAVHLVGATPSGEVWIQQRAFDKAVDPGRWDTLMGGMVGAEETIDQTLERETWEEAGLRLVQLRDLGHFGRTRVRRPVSDGYMVEHIDMFEACVPEGIAPANQDGEVERFDRVGLEALGEKLARGDFTVEAALVLAHWLRRPGRRG; the protein is encoded by the coding sequence ATGTCCGGCCACAAATTCCCGCCCGAGCCCGGCAGCGACGGGTTCGAGCGGATCCGGAGGGCGGCGCAGCAGCCGCCGCGCGCCGCGCGCGAGCCGCTGGTCGTCGCCGGTGTCGCATGCGGCTCGCTCGAGCCGGCGCTGGGCGAGCGCTTGCTCGCCGCGGGACTGCCGCTGCGCCGTCATGCCGACGGCTGGACAGTCCTCGGCCCCGTCGATGCAGCCTTCGAGGCCATCGCGCGCTGGCTGCATGCGCAGCGTCTGGGCGGCCGCTGGCGGGACGAGGCGCTGGCGGTGGTCGCGGCCGACGGTGCGCCGGTCGGCCGGATCGAGCGTGCGGCGGTTCGGCCGCTGGGCATCGCGACGCGGGCGGTGCACCTGGTCGGCGCCACGCCGTCAGGCGAGGTATGGATTCAGCAGCGTGCGTTCGACAAGGCAGTGGACCCGGGCCGCTGGGACACGCTGATGGGGGGCATGGTCGGCGCCGAGGAGACGATCGACCAGACGCTGGAGCGCGAGACATGGGAGGAAGCCGGCCTGCGGCTGGTGCAGCTGCGCGACCTCGGGCACTTCGGCCGGACCAGGGTGCGCCGGCCGGTGTCGGACGGCTACATGGTGGAGCACATCGACATGTTCGAAGCCTGCGTGCCGGAAGGCATCGCGCCGGCGAACCAGGACGGAGAGGTCGAGCGCTTCGATCGTGTCGGCCTCGAGGCGCTGGGCGAAAAGCTGGCGCGCGGCGACTTCACCGTTGAAGCGGCTCTCGTGCTCGCACATTGGCTGCGTCGGCCGGGGCGACGGGGGTGA
- a CDS encoding TetR family transcriptional regulator, whose product MAVPDDENPLPLPEPSMVRRTKEEALATRYRILDAAELLFEQRGVSRTSLHDIAEAAEVTRGAIYWHFKDKADLFTAMMERATMPMEAVCRPFDSTEKDPLGFLERQLMATLRITAQSPQMRRAFDIATHKVEYVDELLAVRDRRLACRDDCLAEGERILKAAARRGQIGPRVPVRSLALGLHALVDGLIQNWMLHPEAFDLVRVGRHVVRSYIEGLRAPASRRARPSRAAVERRQRAAQA is encoded by the coding sequence ATGGCGGTCCCTGACGATGAGAATCCATTACCTCTTCCGGAGCCCTCCATGGTTCGCCGTACCAAAGAAGAAGCCCTCGCAACCCGGTATCGCATTCTCGATGCGGCCGAGCTGCTCTTCGAGCAGCGTGGCGTGTCGCGGACCTCGCTGCACGACATTGCCGAGGCGGCCGAGGTCACGCGCGGCGCGATCTACTGGCACTTCAAGGACAAGGCCGACCTTTTCACCGCGATGATGGAGCGGGCAACCATGCCGATGGAGGCTGTCTGCCGGCCATTCGACTCCACCGAGAAAGACCCCCTCGGCTTCCTGGAACGGCAGCTGATGGCCACGCTGCGGATCACCGCGCAGAGCCCGCAGATGCGCCGCGCCTTCGACATCGCGACGCACAAGGTCGAGTACGTCGACGAGCTGCTCGCGGTACGCGATCGGCGCCTCGCGTGCCGCGACGATTGTCTCGCCGAAGGGGAGCGCATCCTGAAAGCCGCGGCGCGGCGCGGGCAGATCGGGCCTCGCGTGCCGGTGCGCTCGCTTGCGCTGGGGCTGCATGCCCTGGTCGACGGGCTGATCCAGAACTGGATGCTGCATCCCGAAGCCTTCGACCTCGTGCGCGTCGGCCGCCACGTGGTGCGCAGCTACATCGAGGGGCTGCGTGCGCCGGCGTCGCGTCGGGCGCGGCCGAGCCGGGCGGCGGTCGAGCGTCGGCAGCGGGCCGCGCAGGCCTGA